The Poecilia reticulata strain Guanapo linkage group LG13, Guppy_female_1.0+MT, whole genome shotgun sequence genome has a segment encoding these proteins:
- the rrp8 gene encoding ribosomal RNA-processing protein 8 — translation MFNEDEDWSDEQEGRILSKAVFKKSQKANSSTHLKSNVGKKSLLRTLETLGSTPDWRSGDHEQDSGSETEVPPSTSKQKKRKKRRKHREQSEETQGVGDDCQTVKEEKPQLKKKKKRENKPVSKAPRTPSGETEVEKVPEPSQESVNKQQGPERLSRQQWRNKMKNKKRYKNKFCQNKPEDDADGAPTADNRKPAEDVKKDPRNGSGEDISRSAIQKQRKEEVKRKNTEQEADGCSAARGENQPEVEKLKSVSEGSAEGLKHLAGEVQVASTNRQKPELSKEXSLKRQKLQKILLRQERVGTKGPAERTEMEAVVQEAVVQEAVVPEAAEQSRSDSLRSRMEQRLEAARFRYINERLYSTASGEARRMFQQDPEAFWVYHRGYTAQVQRWPANPLDAIITYIHKRSPSLVVADFGCGDCKIARSVKNKVHSFDLAATCDLVTVCDMAKVPLGDDSVDIAVFCLSLMGTNLVEFLAEANRVLKMR, via the exons atgtttaatgaggATGAGGACTGGAGTGACGAACAAGAGGGACGAATCCTGAGCAAAGCTGTCTTTAAAAAGTCCCAAAAGGCGAACAGCAGTACACATTTAAAG TCCAATGTTGGGAAGAAGAGCCTGCTGCGGACACTGGAGACTCTGGGGTCGACACCAGACTGGAGGAGCGGTGACCATGAGCAGGACAGCGGCAGTGAGACAGAAGTCCCTCCATCAACCAGtaaacagaagaagaggaagaaaaggaggaaacatAGAGAGCAATCAGAGGAGACGCAGGGGGTTGGAGACGACTGTCAAACTGTCAAAGAGGAGAAACCTcaactgaagaagaagaaaaagagggaaaacaaacCTG TCTCAAAAGCACCCAGGACGCCTTCAGGGGAGACAGAAGTTGAAAAAGTTCCAGAACCTTCTCAAGAGAGTGTAAACAAACAGCAAGGCCCAGAGAGGCTGAGCAGGCAGCAGTGGAGAAACAAGATGAAGAATAAGAAGCGATACAAGAACAAGTTCTGCCAGAACAAACCTGAGGACGATGCAGACGGAGCTCCAACCGCCGATAACCGGAAACCAGCAGAAGACGTCAAAAAAGATCCACGCAACGGCAGCGGAGAAGACATCAGCCGGTCAGCAATCCAGAAACAAAGGAAGGAGGAAGTGAAAAGGAAGAACACGGAGCAAGAGGCAGATGGATGCAGYGCAGCAAGAGGGGAAAACCAGCCGGAGGTGGAGAAGTTAAAAAGTGTATCTGAAGGCTCTGCTGAGggattaaaacatttagcagGTGAAGTTCAGGTGGCGAGCACCAACCGCCAGAAACCTGAGCTGAGCAAGGAGYGGAGTCTGAAAAGACAGAAGCTGCAGAAGATCCTCCTCCGCCAGGAAAGGGTCGGCACCAAGGGTCCAGCGGAGAGGACGGAAATGGAGGCGGTGGTCCAGGAGGCGGTGGTCCAGGAGGCGGTGGTCCCGGAGGCGGCGGAGCAGAGCCGCTCCGATTCCCTCAGGTCCCGAATGGAGCAGCGCCTGGAGGCGGCACGCTTCCGCTACATCAACGAGCGTCTGTACAGCACAGCGAGCGGCGAGGCCAGGCGCATGTTCCAGCAGGACCCAGAGGCATTCTGGGTGTACCACAGAGGATACACGGCCCAGGTCCAGAGGTGGCCCGCCAACCCGCTGGACGCCATCATCACTTACATCCACAAGAG GTCACCTTCCCTGGTAGTGGCAGACTTCGGATGCGGTGACTGTAAAATCGCGCGCAGCGTGAAGAACAAAGTGCACAGCTTCGACCTGGCTGCCACCTGTGACCTCGTCACCGTCTGTGACATGGCCAAA GTGCCTCTCGGTGACGACTCTGTGGACATCGCCGTGTTCTGTCTGTCCCTCATGGGGACCAACCTGGTCGAATTCCTGGCAGAAGCCAACCGCGTCTTGAAAATGAGGTAA